Genomic DNA from Mauremys mutica isolate MM-2020 ecotype Southern chromosome 13, ASM2049712v1, whole genome shotgun sequence:
CAttcatttgtacagcaccaagcacattgGGGCCTCATCACTGACCCCCACTTGTAGGCCTGACTACAACACCAACAGCCTCATTAATAATAACAATTTATCAAGGATGCTTGAAGCCAGGAGGAGATTCACCTTCCAAGAGTCTTTTCCTGTTTTTGGATCCCCCACACACATCATGGTGGAGGAGTTATAGTGATAATATAGCCCATTAGGATTCCTCGAACATGCAGCATCCGGCATCACAACCACGTTCACCTCCTGGAGCCTGGCCGGGGTTGATTCACTCTCTGTGCTAGTGCCGCCCCAGCCAGCAACGCTGCACATGGTCCCTGCCTTTACTCTCTCGTTGGCGCAGGGCAGGATGATGGTATCCACCCATCTGTTCAGCTTCGCTCTCTCTGCCAGCTGAGACACGAGAACGACGAAGATCAATGTGAGGGTCACACTCAAGGACACAGAGacacaccccaatcccccaaaACATGCAAACCCATAACTGAGAGGTCACTAGGGGTGGTGTGATGGGATGGGGGTCTTACCTGCAGCAGCATGATGTCATTGTTCAGGGTGGTCTTGTtgtactgggggtgggggatacgGTGGCGCACAGAGATTTTCTGTTGGCTCTGTTCCGGTTCTCTAATGTTATGGGCTCCCAGCGTGACAGTGATCTCACTGTAAAAGCCAAGAGCAATACATGGGGCGTCAGGGGCAGGAGCGTatgtgaggagggggaggggcacatgtgGGTCCGACTCATGAACAGTGATATGGGGAGGACCGGGCAGCCGGGCTCTCAGGCCGAGATCTCAGACTCAGTTTTgggcttcagggctgggaaatagCACAGGGGACTTTTCCCCTCTAGGAGGCTCTGGCTGCAGCACCAAGACCCTGCCCAGTGGTGTTGGGGTCCCAGCCTGTGTCTCTACCAGCCCCTCGTGTTGTCCCTCTGAGCTCCTTCACGCCCCGCAGGCCTCCTGCCCCCTGGGTCTCAGCTCCTGCCCACCCCCGGCTAGATCCAGACCAGGGTCTATGccagctcctcccagcctggagccccgcAGAGCTGTCCTGGGACTgtgactccctccctgcccccatctgggCAATGGGCCAGaacccagctggtgtcaatggccGGAGCTCCACTGACTTACCCAGCGTTGGCTCTGGGCCATGGTTTGCAGAGGCCCCTAGTGACACATTGACACCCCCGACCAGCTCAGACCCCTGGGCTCTGCTCTCCCAGCCTGTCCTGCTAACTGCTCCTTCCTTGCAACCTACGATGGCACCAGagctcccgccccccccatcacctgctagcaCCCAACCTGCCCCGACATCCCCAGCACAGAGGCGCTTACTCTCCATTGCAGTGAGCGGCCGTCAGCACGAAGTTCTCCGACACCAGGAACCCTCCACAGATATAGGTCTTCTCTTTGCGCTGTATTTCCAGATAGGCCATGTAGGGTCTGGAGTGGGGCTTGGCTTCCCAGCCCCCAATGATCTCACCTGGGGAGGGACCAGGTTCATAGAAAGAGCCACATCATCTCCCTGGGCCGGGTTGGGACTGAGCTCCCCATCCCTAAGGGGAGTCCCCACAACCTCCTCCCACTCCCGCTGATGCTCTCCTTGGGGGATCCCTGTGCCTAggaccctgccccctgctcagctctgccccagactggACACCCCATGGGGCCGGAGGGTCAATCTAAAGCTCTGACCTCGCTGTGTGGAGAATCGGTGCCAAATGCACCA
This window encodes:
- the LOC123348085 gene encoding mast cell protease 1A-like, which gives rise to MSLMMQLLILVLLPVAFCLPPGSQAGEIIGGWEAKPHSRPYMAYLEIQRKEKTYICGGFLVSENFVLTAAHCNGDEITVTLGAHNIREPEQSQQKISVRHRIPHPQYNKTTLNNDIMLLQLAERAKLNRWVDTIILPCANERVKAGTMCSVAGWGGTSTESESTPARLQEVNVVVMPDAACSRNPNGLYYHYNSSTMMCVGDPKTGKDSWKGDSGGPLVFGKIAQGIVSWGPPTPPGVYTRVSTFIPWIQATTRKLQP